One part of the Aneurinibacillus sp. REN35 genome encodes these proteins:
- a CDS encoding tRNA (mnm(5)s(2)U34)-methyltransferase, whose protein sequence is MNTTQNEKRSRLPRITEMAHQLLAARIQRGDIVVDATAGNGHDTLFLAELVGDMGQVHAYDVQIDAIKTTGERLMTQGYENRVTLHHDSHTAIRELDDALQAVIFNLGYLPGSDKTVITKADDTIAAVEEALLHLRSGGIVVLVVYVGHTGGEAEAKALEAYVRALPVRDYLVLKYEYINPDNRPPYIIAIEKK, encoded by the coding sequence TTGAATACGACGCAAAATGAAAAGCGGTCCCGTCTTCCCCGTATTACTGAGATGGCACATCAATTGCTTGCAGCACGGATTCAACGAGGTGACATCGTCGTGGATGCCACGGCAGGGAACGGGCATGACACGTTGTTTTTAGCCGAATTGGTAGGCGATATGGGACAGGTGCATGCTTATGATGTACAAATTGATGCCATCAAGACAACAGGAGAACGTCTGATGACGCAAGGATATGAGAACAGGGTCACTCTGCATCACGACTCCCATACAGCTATCAGAGAATTAGATGATGCCCTGCAAGCCGTCATCTTTAATCTTGGATATTTGCCTGGTTCGGATAAAACGGTCATTACGAAGGCAGATGATACCATCGCAGCCGTCGAAGAAGCGCTGTTACATCTTCGATCGGGAGGTATCGTAGTGTTGGTCGTATATGTAGGCCACACGGGAGGAGAAGCCGAAGCGAAAGCGCTGGAAGCTTATGTACGGGCATTGCCGGTGCGTGACTACCTTGTGCTGAAGTATGAGTACATAAACCCGGATAATCGACCGCCATATATTATAGCGATTGAAAAGAAATGA
- a CDS encoding chemotaxis protein CheX, translating to MQADQINAILSGTRGVLENHLGMQVMTGKPALQANPVFSGQVSVIVGMTGSVKVDLILGMTQQSVCAIIGRMFGGMNIEEIDEMGWSAFSEFGNWVGAACCTELINNGYEVNITPPIINEGESRFRSINKFLSIPFQVDENEIMVHVSAQQS from the coding sequence ATGCAAGCGGATCAAATTAATGCGATTTTGTCTGGTACACGCGGAGTATTGGAGAACCACTTGGGCATGCAGGTAATGACGGGCAAGCCTGCCCTGCAAGCCAATCCGGTATTTTCCGGGCAAGTGTCCGTCATTGTAGGAATGACAGGTTCGGTGAAGGTGGATTTAATTCTTGGTATGACACAGCAATCTGTATGTGCCATTATCGGTAGAATGTTTGGCGGAATGAATATTGAGGAGATTGACGAGATGGGCTGGAGCGCCTTTTCCGAGTTTGGAAACTGGGTGGGTGCGGCCTGCTGCACGGAATTGATTAATAACGGCTACGAAGTGAATATCACGCCACCGATTATTAATGAAGGCGAAAGCCGATTCCGCTCGATAAACAAGTTTCTCAGCATCCCATTTCAAGTAGATGAAAATGAAATCATGGTTCATGTAAGTGCGCAACAATCATAG
- a CDS encoding RicAFT regulatory complex protein RicA family protein, with translation MEEKQERTFDYSSIMTQAKDLAVLIASSEEVERFKQAEEKISGNARVQGLIAKIKQKQKQIVKLEHNRRYEEVPAIEQEIDALQDELDSIPIVLEFKQTQQDINELLQMVTSIIANKVSEDIIVSTGGDPLYNETGYPKAKPEGMGGCGSC, from the coding sequence ATGGAAGAGAAACAGGAACGTACATTTGATTATTCATCCATTATGACGCAGGCGAAGGACTTGGCTGTGCTGATTGCAAGCTCGGAGGAAGTGGAGCGCTTTAAGCAGGCGGAGGAGAAGATCAGCGGGAATGCGCGTGTGCAGGGCTTGATTGCTAAGATTAAACAAAAACAAAAGCAAATCGTAAAGCTTGAGCATAACCGCCGTTATGAAGAAGTTCCGGCTATCGAGCAAGAGATCGATGCGCTGCAGGATGAGCTGGATTCAATCCCGATCGTGCTTGAGTTCAAGCAGACGCAGCAGGATATTAATGAGTTGCTGCAGATGGTAACAAGCATTATCGCCAACAAAGTATCCGAGGATATTATCGTTTCTACAGGCGGGGACCCGCTGTATAACGAGACAGGATACCCAAAAGCAAAGCCGGAAGGCATGGGCGGCTGCGGCAGTTGCTAG
- a CDS encoding putative amidoligase domain-containing protein, which produces MTCFLLYSQDDVPAAPLLEKWPGGSGTLVTERSELVVQWGDAGVSAHERHFVVLNTREALANAADDTIASQMLGDIAIPYAGDNGGGIATIRRYIAIVFQQSVVGVYRSSGRRLWLNDRVREGEDKYEEIEVDPKMREMRRLRQYAVRSVYALGLDFAAVYVGVDVHGTMRVLRVAPTFTMTRSLAQKFVACVEGFWHQYCTQNETITLGTDVEFVLRNPAGKLVLASDCFAKEGRVGCDRVWLRGDESRTCLPLAELRPAPADDAKVLFKNLYQAMMSGVQKVGSTQIGWLSGGMPLLGYPMGGHMHFTGIAPTTQLLRALDAYLALSVFMIESSHSLARRPRYGQLGDMRMKAHGGFEYRTLPSFLASPQIARGVLALSHVIAYSYRELRALPLLTPDLHHAFYRGEREAFTSLLPMLWKELRHTDGYARYASYLDPFALHVLNRNEWSEHIDIRFAWKLPPFQPELASAHRAYEHSML; this is translated from the coding sequence ATGACTTGTTTTTTGCTGTATAGTCAAGATGATGTCCCTGCTGCGCCGCTTTTGGAGAAGTGGCCGGGCGGCTCGGGAACGTTGGTAACGGAGCGATCCGAACTTGTGGTGCAATGGGGCGATGCGGGAGTCTCTGCGCATGAACGTCATTTCGTGGTGCTCAATACCCGAGAGGCGCTTGCGAACGCAGCAGATGATACGATTGCATCGCAAATGCTAGGAGATATTGCGATTCCGTATGCGGGGGATAATGGGGGCGGCATTGCAACAATCCGACGTTATATTGCGATTGTATTTCAGCAATCGGTAGTAGGCGTATATCGTTCCTCAGGACGACGGTTATGGCTTAATGATCGCGTGCGGGAGGGCGAAGACAAGTATGAGGAAATCGAAGTCGATCCAAAAATGCGGGAGATGCGCAGGCTTAGACAGTATGCAGTGCGAAGCGTCTATGCGTTGGGACTTGACTTTGCGGCGGTGTATGTAGGAGTAGATGTACACGGGACGATGCGGGTTTTGCGTGTAGCTCCCACATTCACAATGACTCGATCGCTTGCTCAAAAGTTCGTTGCATGTGTGGAAGGATTCTGGCATCAATATTGTACGCAGAACGAGACGATAACCTTGGGGACGGATGTCGAATTTGTACTGCGAAATCCCGCAGGGAAGCTGGTGTTAGCTTCCGATTGTTTTGCAAAAGAAGGAAGGGTTGGCTGTGATCGTGTGTGGCTGCGTGGAGATGAGTCTAGGACTTGTCTGCCGTTGGCCGAATTGAGGCCTGCACCGGCGGATGATGCAAAAGTTTTATTCAAGAATTTATACCAGGCGATGATGAGCGGCGTACAAAAGGTAGGTTCGACACAGATTGGATGGCTTTCCGGCGGCATGCCGCTCTTGGGGTATCCGATGGGAGGACACATGCATTTTACAGGCATAGCGCCGACTACGCAGCTGCTGCGAGCGCTCGATGCCTACTTAGCGCTATCTGTATTTATGATTGAAAGTTCGCATTCTCTAGCAAGAAGACCGCGCTATGGACAATTGGGCGATATGCGTATGAAAGCGCATGGGGGATTTGAATATCGGACGCTGCCAAGCTTTCTTGCTTCGCCCCAGATCGCGCGCGGTGTGCTGGCTTTAAGTCATGTGATCGCGTATTCATATCGGGAATTACGGGCGCTTCCACTGCTTACGCCTGATTTGCATCATGCCTTCTATCGTGGGGAGCGTGAGGCCTTTACTTCACTTCTGCCCATGCTGTGGAAGGAGCTGCGCCATACGGACGGATACGCTCGCTATGCTTCTTATCTAGACCCATTTGCACTTCATGTATTAAACCGAAATGAATGGAGTGAGCATATAGATATTCGTTTTGCCTGGAAGCTGCCGCCGTTTCAGCCTGAGCTTGCGTCTGCACATCGAGCCTATGAACACAGTATGCTATAA
- the mutS gene encoding DNA mismatch repair protein MutS, translating to MKYTPMIQQYLAIKAQYKDAFLFFRMGDFYEMFFEDALTASRELEITLTGREGGGEERIPMCGVPHHSVDTYIAQLIEKGYKVAICEQVEDPKQAKGIVRREVTRVITPGTVMEGKFLQDKENNYLLSVFQHEETFALAACDISTGEFYVTEVGTQSQLLDEIIQYRPSEVVLFTVEEAEADDSLDNHFALYSMVVTKRSIAPDVLAEDTSAGFSALFSSVGQEREGTPSMLAAAWGLLSYLQETQKRSLDHLHSVNIYEAAAYMVLDQFTRRNLELVETIRDKSKKGSLLWLLDQTATAMGGRLLRRWIDKPLVSKMEIERRQAAVQALLDGWMARDELRTSLKEVYDLERLAGRIAYGTASPRDLIQLKASLAAIPSLKRILRELSGGAAALKEAADRLDPCPDIINIIEQGLVDDPPIAIKEGGLIKEGYHEHLDKLRTASREGKQWIANLEQQERQATGIRSLKVGYNKVFGYYIEVTRANLSALPEGRYERKQTLTNAERFITPELKEKEALILEAEEKRSGLEYELFVAIREKVAAQIKRLQALALQVATVDVLQSLATVAQDMRYVKPEIVTEGSLVIQDGRHPVVEAVLRGEPFVPNDTELGVDQQILLITGPNMAGKSTYMRQVALIVIMAQMGSFVPAEFARVTPVDRIFTRIGAADDLVSGQSTFMVEMKEIEVTLTNAGTRSLVIIDELGRGTSTSEGMSIAQAVIEYLHHDIGCKTLVSTHYHELSHLETTLPRLKNFHMAVNETEDNVVFLRKLIDGPADKSYGIYCAQLAGLPPRIIDRANQLLDEYEGAVAREVLDGEPIPQKQTDAASKATKQVEEENSEEVQNPGCVFAAAAAEEAEQLDLFGEPVRLQAKKAERPVLDKTEEKALKKLRDADLLNMTPMQAMNFLFELKRHI from the coding sequence ATGAAATATACCCCTATGATCCAGCAATACCTCGCGATTAAAGCCCAGTACAAGGACGCTTTTTTATTCTTTCGAATGGGCGATTTTTATGAGATGTTCTTTGAGGACGCGCTGACAGCATCGCGGGAGCTAGAAATCACGCTGACCGGACGCGAAGGGGGCGGCGAGGAACGCATCCCAATGTGTGGCGTGCCGCATCATTCAGTTGATACGTATATTGCCCAGTTGATTGAGAAGGGTTATAAGGTTGCGATTTGCGAACAGGTAGAAGATCCGAAGCAGGCGAAAGGCATCGTGCGCAGAGAAGTGACGCGTGTCATTACTCCTGGTACAGTGATGGAAGGGAAATTTCTGCAGGACAAAGAAAATAATTACTTGCTGTCTGTGTTCCAGCATGAGGAAACTTTTGCACTTGCTGCATGCGATATTTCTACTGGCGAATTCTATGTGACAGAGGTAGGGACGCAATCGCAGTTGTTAGATGAGATTATCCAGTATCGCCCTTCCGAGGTTGTGCTGTTTACGGTAGAGGAAGCAGAGGCAGATGATTCGCTAGACAACCACTTTGCTTTATATTCGATGGTGGTTACGAAACGTTCGATTGCCCCGGATGTACTGGCAGAGGACACCTCCGCAGGGTTTAGCGCGCTGTTCAGCAGCGTAGGACAGGAGCGGGAGGGTACGCCATCCATGCTAGCTGCGGCATGGGGGCTACTATCCTACTTGCAGGAGACGCAGAAGCGTTCGCTGGATCACCTGCACAGTGTAAATATATACGAAGCGGCTGCTTATATGGTGCTGGATCAGTTTACCCGCCGTAATTTAGAGTTGGTTGAGACGATTCGTGATAAGTCAAAGAAAGGTTCGCTGCTCTGGCTGCTTGATCAGACGGCGACTGCGATGGGAGGTCGTCTGCTGCGCCGCTGGATTGACAAACCACTCGTAAGCAAAATGGAGATCGAGCGGCGGCAGGCGGCGGTGCAGGCACTCTTAGACGGATGGATGGCTCGTGATGAGCTGCGCACCTCCCTGAAGGAAGTGTATGATTTGGAGCGTCTGGCTGGGCGCATCGCATACGGTACGGCCAGTCCGCGCGATTTGATTCAGTTGAAGGCATCGCTTGCGGCCATTCCATCGCTTAAGAGGATATTGCGGGAGCTGTCCGGTGGTGCTGCCGCACTTAAAGAGGCAGCGGATCGGCTGGATCCGTGTCCGGACATTATCAACATAATTGAACAAGGCCTTGTAGATGATCCGCCCATTGCCATAAAGGAAGGCGGGCTGATCAAAGAGGGCTATCATGAGCACTTGGACAAGCTGCGCACTGCAAGCCGAGAAGGGAAGCAATGGATTGCGAATCTGGAGCAGCAGGAGCGTCAGGCAACAGGTATTCGTTCACTAAAAGTAGGATATAACAAAGTGTTCGGCTACTATATTGAAGTTACCAGAGCGAATCTCTCCGCCCTGCCGGAAGGTCGCTATGAGCGCAAACAGACACTAACCAACGCAGAGCGCTTCATTACGCCGGAGTTAAAGGAAAAAGAAGCACTCATTCTAGAAGCGGAAGAGAAGCGCTCCGGGCTTGAATATGAACTGTTTGTAGCGATTCGTGAGAAGGTCGCAGCCCAAATCAAACGCCTGCAGGCATTAGCGCTGCAGGTAGCAACGGTGGATGTGCTGCAGTCGCTTGCTACGGTCGCACAGGATATGCGATATGTGAAGCCTGAAATCGTAACGGAAGGCTCGCTGGTCATTCAGGATGGCCGCCACCCGGTTGTAGAAGCGGTACTGCGCGGAGAACCGTTCGTGCCTAACGATACAGAGCTTGGTGTAGACCAGCAAATCCTGCTGATTACAGGACCCAATATGGCGGGGAAAAGTACGTACATGCGCCAGGTGGCATTAATCGTCATCATGGCGCAGATGGGCAGTTTCGTTCCTGCAGAGTTTGCACGGGTAACGCCAGTGGACCGGATATTTACCCGGATTGGGGCAGCGGATGATTTAGTAAGCGGCCAGAGTACATTCATGGTGGAAATGAAAGAGATTGAAGTGACGCTGACCAACGCGGGAACACGCAGTCTGGTCATTATTGATGAACTGGGACGCGGAACATCCACGTCAGAAGGGATGTCGATTGCGCAGGCGGTGATCGAGTATCTGCACCATGATATTGGCTGTAAGACGCTTGTATCCACACATTACCATGAGCTGTCACATCTGGAGACAACACTGCCCCGCTTAAAAAACTTTCATATGGCAGTAAATGAGACAGAAGATAACGTGGTTTTTCTGCGTAAGCTGATAGACGGACCGGCAGACAAAAGCTATGGCATTTACTGCGCTCAACTTGCAGGCTTACCGCCGCGTATCATCGACCGCGCCAATCAACTGCTAGATGAGTATGAGGGTGCTGTGGCGCGTGAAGTGCTTGATGGAGAGCCGATACCGCAGAAGCAGACGGATGCTGCATCGAAAGCGACGAAGCAGGTAGAAGAAGAAAATAGTGAAGAAGTGCAGAACCCAGGTTGTGTATTCGCTGCTGCGGCAGCCGAGGAAGCAGAACAGCTTGATTTATTCGGTGAGCCGGTTCGCCTGCAAGCGAAGAAGGCGGAGCGTCCAGTACTTGATAAGACTGAAGAGAAAGCACTTAAGAAATTACGTGATGCGGATTTGTTGAATATGACGCCGATGCAGGCGATGAACTTTTTGTTTGAGTTGAAGCGGCATATCTAA
- the cotE gene encoding outer spore coat protein CotE, giving the protein MKRHSAIGMAFFFVLLDCTLPMELRTPGACPAYLWIISCEADRGGMGGLRYGKTLLCCTRDDRPAYTCRETLYGGGNNMPSMNKEKECREIVTKAVCGRGRKFSEAIHTVTPSHKAVTILGAWVIKHTYRADKVGESVEVSGSYELNIWYSYNDNTETTVLKDTVKFVEAIPLSYYDPNLRGDVEVTARVTQEPNCVEAKVKSGGGIVVTVEREYAVEIIGETKLCVWICDTCDDGEKDDVFTDDFEELDDFADLDPDSFLD; this is encoded by the coding sequence ATGAAACGTCATTCCGCTATTGGAATGGCGTTTTTCTTTGTTTTGTTAGATTGTACGCTTCCGATGGAACTACGCACCCCAGGCGCTTGCCCTGCATATTTATGGATTATCAGTTGTGAAGCTGATCGGGGCGGGATGGGCGGCTTGCGGTACGGAAAGACACTTTTGTGCTGCACCCGTGATGATCGCCCTGCATACACATGTAGGGAAACGCTGTATGGAGGAGGTAACAACATGCCGAGTATGAATAAAGAGAAGGAGTGCCGGGAAATTGTGACCAAGGCCGTGTGCGGCCGTGGACGCAAGTTTTCCGAAGCTATCCATACTGTTACCCCATCCCACAAGGCGGTCACCATTTTGGGGGCCTGGGTGATCAAGCACACCTATCGGGCTGACAAGGTGGGCGAATCGGTTGAGGTGAGCGGATCGTACGAATTGAATATCTGGTATTCGTACAATGATAACACAGAGACTACTGTGTTGAAGGATACCGTTAAATTCGTCGAAGCCATTCCTCTCTCCTATTATGACCCGAACTTGCGTGGAGATGTGGAAGTGACGGCGCGTGTGACGCAGGAGCCGAACTGCGTAGAAGCAAAAGTAAAGTCCGGCGGAGGAATTGTGGTTACGGTTGAGCGTGAGTATGCGGTAGAAATCATCGGGGAGACGAAGCTGTGTGTCTGGATTTGTGACACCTGTGATGATGGAGAAAAAGATGATGTCTTTACAGATGACTTCGAGGAGCTGGATGATTTCGCTGATCTTGATCCTGATTCGTTCCTCGACTAG
- a CDS encoding 2-oxoacid:ferredoxin oxidoreductase subunit beta, translating to MATFKEFRNSVKPNWCPGCGDFSVQAAIQRAAASVGLEPENLAVISGIGCSGRISGYINAYGVHGIHGRSLPIAQGLKMANRELTVIASGGDGDGFAIGMSHTIHAIRRNMDITYIVMDNQIYGLTKGQTSPRSAEGFVTKSTPKGSIEPSMKPLELALAAGATFVAQTMSSDLKGMTSLIEQGLNHKGFSLINVFSPCVTFNKVNTYDWFKEHVKNLSDVEGYDPHDRIAAMRVLMETEGLVNGLIYQNTERTSYERMVPGFKEEGLVKQDLTMDEENFKKLMSEFM from the coding sequence ATGGCAACATTCAAAGAGTTCCGCAATAGCGTTAAACCTAACTGGTGCCCAGGCTGCGGAGATTTCTCCGTACAAGCGGCAATTCAACGTGCTGCAGCAAGCGTAGGGCTTGAGCCTGAAAACTTGGCTGTTATATCAGGTATCGGCTGTTCAGGTCGTATCTCTGGTTACATTAATGCATACGGCGTTCACGGTATTCATGGACGTTCACTGCCAATTGCACAAGGTTTGAAAATGGCAAACCGCGAGCTGACAGTTATCGCTTCCGGCGGTGACGGCGACGGGTTTGCAATCGGTATGAGCCACACTATCCATGCGATTCGTCGCAATATGGATATCACATACATTGTTATGGATAACCAAATTTACGGTCTGACAAAGGGACAAACGTCTCCACGTTCGGCTGAAGGCTTTGTAACGAAGTCTACGCCAAAAGGTTCCATTGAGCCATCCATGAAGCCGCTTGAGCTTGCTCTTGCAGCTGGAGCGACATTCGTAGCGCAGACCATGTCGAGTGACTTAAAAGGCATGACAAGCTTAATCGAGCAAGGCTTAAATCATAAAGGCTTCTCGCTGATCAACGTGTTCAGCCCATGCGTAACATTCAACAAAGTGAATACGTATGATTGGTTTAAAGAGCATGTGAAAAACTTGAGCGATGTGGAAGGATACGATCCGCATGACCGTATTGCCGCTATGCGCGTTCTGATGGAGACAGAAGGCTTGGTAAATGGTCTGATCTACCAAAACACAGAACGTACTTCTTACGAAAGAATGGTTCCAGGCTTTAAAGAAGAAGGTCTTGTTAAACAAGATCTGACAATGGACGAAGAAAACTTCAAAAAGCTTATGAGCGAGTTCATGTAA
- a CDS encoding response regulator — protein MSKRILIVDDASFMRMMIKGFLTKHGYTIADEASNGAEAVEKYKQVSPDLVTMDITMPEMDGIEAVKAIRQMDPNAKIIMCSAMGQQNMVVQAIQAGARDFIVKPFQEDRVIEAIKKVLA, from the coding sequence ATGAGCAAGCGTATTTTAATTGTAGACGACGCATCGTTTATGCGGATGATGATTAAAGGCTTTTTAACAAAGCATGGATATACGATAGCAGATGAGGCTTCTAACGGAGCAGAAGCGGTTGAGAAGTATAAGCAAGTATCCCCAGATCTTGTTACGATGGATATTACGATGCCTGAGATGGACGGAATTGAAGCGGTAAAAGCCATCCGGCAAATGGATCCAAATGCAAAAATTATCATGTGTTCAGCGATGGGTCAGCAGAACATGGTTGTACAGGCCATTCAAGCTGGCGCCCGTGATTTTATCGTAAAGCCATTCCAAGAAGACCGAGTGATTGAAGCGATCAAAAAAGTCCTTGCGTAA
- a CDS encoding MBL fold metallo-hydrolase, with translation MKLTVLGYQSPTPGPGGATPGYLLETEQGKLLIDCGSGVYAQLMKYIRIEELSAVILSHYHHDHICDMPILQYGIMMAEIFGKRSGTLPVYGPHEPQDWAKKMNYQNYTRLHSFAERDAVEVAGVTITFLRTNHPLLCYAMKITDGKKTIIYSADTGPETNWDGFANDCDLFICEGTFTNQYVPKGKRGHLSAREAAQTAERIGAKRLVITHLSPDIERIAYEQEAVTGGFSGPWDLAAIGQVITI, from the coding sequence ATGAAGCTGACCGTTTTAGGATACCAGTCACCGACACCAGGCCCCGGAGGAGCGACTCCAGGCTATTTGCTGGAGACAGAGCAAGGGAAGCTCTTGATTGACTGCGGCAGCGGTGTATATGCACAGCTAATGAAATACATTCGCATTGAGGAGTTGAGCGCCGTCATCCTGTCCCATTATCATCATGATCACATATGCGATATGCCGATTCTTCAGTACGGTATCATGATGGCTGAAATATTCGGCAAGCGAAGCGGAACACTGCCGGTTTATGGACCGCATGAACCGCAGGATTGGGCAAAAAAAATGAACTACCAAAACTATACACGACTGCACTCGTTTGCGGAGCGGGATGCAGTGGAAGTGGCGGGGGTTACGATAACGTTCCTGCGCACAAACCATCCGCTGCTTTGCTACGCAATGAAAATTACTGATGGAAAAAAAACGATTATATACAGCGCGGATACAGGTCCTGAAACGAATTGGGATGGATTTGCGAACGATTGCGATTTATTTATTTGTGAAGGAACATTTACCAATCAGTACGTGCCTAAGGGAAAGCGCGGACACTTATCGGCACGTGAGGCGGCACAGACTGCGGAACGTATCGGTGCGAAGCGTCTAGTCATTACGCATCTATCTCCTGATATAGAGCGTATAGCATATGAACAGGAAGCCGTTACAGGCGGCTTTAGCGGTCCGTGGGACCTTGCGGCGATCGGGCAGGTGATTACGATTTGA
- the miaB gene encoding tRNA (N6-isopentenyl adenosine(37)-C2)-methylthiotransferase MiaB produces MTQNTINNGSSSADLKSASKKEKDYSKYFTGTAPSMKDAKKRTKNGIAYDEFEGISDELKELGKGRTFMIRTYGCQANEHDTETIIGLLQSMNFTPTEEEKEADIILFNTCAVRENAEDKVFGELGRLKHLKKEKPELILGVCGCMSQEEAVVQRILKSYQHVDLILGTHNIHRLPILVRDAFFNKEMVIEVWSKEGDVVENMPKVRKEGLRAWVNIMYGCDKFCTYCIVPYTRGKERSRRPEDVVAEVRDLARQGYKEIYLLGQNVNAYGKDFTDIEYGFGDLMDEVRKIDIPRIRFTTSHPRDFDDHLIEVLAKKGNLVEHIHLPVQSGSSEVLKRMARKYTREQYLELVRKIKEAIPDVVLTTDIIVGFPGETEEQFLETMSLVEEVGFDSAYTFIYSPRSGTPAAVMEDDVSEAEKKDRLQRLIQLVNRIGRKNNESLKGQVLEVLVEGPSKNNPEVMTGRTRTNKIVHFTGSEDYIGKLIHVKITEPQTWTLYGDVVTKVEV; encoded by the coding sequence ATGACACAGAACACAATCAATAACGGATCTTCTTCCGCGGACTTAAAATCCGCTTCGAAGAAGGAAAAAGATTATAGCAAATACTTTACAGGTACGGCACCAAGCATGAAAGACGCGAAAAAGCGGACGAAGAACGGGATTGCTTATGATGAATTTGAAGGGATTTCAGATGAGCTGAAAGAGTTGGGTAAAGGTCGCACATTCATGATTCGCACATACGGCTGCCAGGCCAACGAGCATGACACGGAAACGATTATCGGTCTTTTGCAGAGCATGAATTTCACGCCGACGGAGGAGGAAAAAGAGGCGGATATTATCCTTTTCAATACGTGTGCAGTGCGTGAAAATGCAGAAGACAAGGTGTTCGGCGAACTAGGACGCCTGAAGCATCTCAAAAAGGAAAAGCCGGAGCTGATTCTTGGCGTATGTGGCTGTATGTCGCAGGAGGAAGCGGTCGTACAACGCATCCTCAAAAGCTATCAGCATGTCGACTTAATTTTAGGTACGCATAACATCCATCGTCTGCCAATCCTTGTGCGCGACGCATTCTTCAATAAAGAGATGGTAATTGAAGTATGGTCAAAAGAAGGGGATGTTGTCGAGAACATGCCGAAGGTACGCAAGGAAGGTCTGCGTGCATGGGTCAACATCATGTATGGCTGTGATAAGTTCTGTACGTACTGTATTGTGCCGTATACGCGCGGGAAGGAGCGAAGCCGCCGTCCGGAAGATGTCGTGGCAGAAGTTCGTGACCTTGCACGCCAAGGCTACAAGGAGATCTACTTGCTTGGCCAAAACGTAAACGCCTATGGTAAGGACTTCACAGATATTGAATACGGTTTTGGTGACCTGATGGACGAGGTACGTAAGATTGATATTCCACGCATTCGTTTTACAACAAGTCATCCGCGTGACTTCGATGATCACCTGATTGAAGTGCTCGCTAAAAAAGGAAACCTTGTCGAGCATATCCATCTGCCAGTGCAGTCCGGAAGCAGCGAAGTGCTAAAGAGAATGGCACGTAAATATACGCGTGAGCAGTATCTTGAACTCGTACGCAAAATTAAAGAAGCCATTCCGGATGTTGTATTAACTACAGACATTATTGTTGGCTTCCCTGGAGAAACAGAAGAACAATTCTTGGAGACGATGTCGCTTGTCGAAGAAGTAGGCTTTGATTCGGCCTATACGTTCATCTATTCTCCGCGTTCAGGCACGCCGGCCGCGGTTATGGAGGATGATGTGAGTGAAGCGGAGAAGAAGGACCGTCTGCAGCGTCTTATCCAGCTTGTAAATCGTATCGGTCGAAAGAATAATGAATCACTTAAGGGCCAAGTGCTTGAGGTATTGGTTGAAGGACCAAGCAAGAACAACCCAGAAGTGATGACAGGCCGTACAAGAACAAACAAAATTGTCCATTTTACAGGCTCTGAAGACTATATTGGAAAGCTGATTCATGTTAAAATAACAGAGCCACAGACGTGGACACTATACGGTGATGTGGTAACCAAAGTAGAGGTGTAA